The Geothrix oryzae DNA window ACCTGCTGCACAACCAGACCGCATGGCGCATCAAGGGCACGCTCTTGATGAAGCCCAAGACCGTGGTGATCTCGATCCCCTACCACCTGGAGCCCATCGTGGAGTAGCCTGCTGTCCGGGAGTGAGGGATGCAGAGCCTGAGGCGGATCCTGCTGGGGCGGCGGTTATCCAGCGACGAGACGCAGCACACCAAGATCAGCAACCCGGTGGCCCTGGCCGTGTTCAGCTCGGACGCAATCTCCTCCGTGGCCTATGCCACGCAGGAGATCCTGGCCTCGCTCTCCGGGGCGCTGGTTCCCGCGGCCGGCGGCCTGGCGCTGGTGGGCGCGGCGATCTTCGGATGGTCCATTCCCGTGGCCCTCGGCATTGTGGCGCTGCTGGCGATCCTGGCCGTCAGCTACCGGCAGACCATCCTGGCCTACCCGGGCGGGGGTGGCGCCTACATCGTGGCCAAGGAGAACCTGGGCGACATTCCGGCCCTGACGGCCGGGGCCTCCCTCCTCATCGACTACATCCTGACCGTGGCGGTGTCGGCCTCGTCGGGCATCGCCGCCATCACGGCCGCCGTGCCGGCCCTGGCGGGGCACAATGTCGCCCTGACGCTCCTGGCCATCGGGTTCATCGCGATCATGAACCTCCGCGGCATCCAGGAGAGCGGCCACCTCTTCGCGATCCCCACCTACGGCTTCGTGGTGAGCATCTTTCTGGTGATGGGCTATGGCCTCGTCCGCCTGCTCCTCGGGGAGGGGCCTTCGCCCGCACAGGTGCAGCAGGCCGTGGTCCAGGGCACCCATCTGGCGGGGGTGTCGATGGTCTGGATCTTCATGCGGGCCTTCAGCGCGGGCTGCACGGCGCTGACCGGGGTGGAGGCCATCAGCAACGGCACGACGGCCTTCCGGGATCCCGTGGGGCCCAACGCCGCCAAGACCATGATCTGGATGGTGCTGCTGCTGGGAACGATGTTCCTGGGCATCACCCTGCTGGCCCACCAGTACGGGGTGACCTACCAGCACAGCACGAACCCCGCGGTGGTGGCCGAGACGCTGCTGTCCAAGCTGAACAAGGCCATCCTCGGCGATGTGAGCCACGGCCTTCCGAAGCTGATGTACTACCTGGCCCAGGGCTTCACCTTCGCCATCCTGGTGGTGGCGGCCAACACGGCCTTCGCGGACTTCCCCCGTCTGGCGGCCCTCCAGGCCCGGGACGGCTTCCTGCCGCGCCAGTTCGCCAGCCAGGGCGACCGCCTGGTCTTCTCCAACGGCATCCTCATCCTGTTCTTCTTCTCGGGCCTGCTGGTCTGGCTCTTCCACGCGAATACGGACATCCTGCTGCCCCTCTACGCGGCGGGCGTGTTCATGGGGTTCACCCTCAGCCAGACCGGCATGGTGGCGCACTGGCGCAAGGTGAAGGGCCCGCGCTGGCATGCCAAGGCGATGGTGAACGGCCTGGGGGCCGTCACGGCCCTGGTGGTGCTGCTGGACATCGCCATTACCAAGTTCATCCACGGGGCCTGGATCGTGATCCTGCTGGTGCCCCTGCTGGTGGTGGTCCACTTCAGCATCCGCCGCCACTATGTGGGCGTGAAGTCCCGGCTGGCGGCCAGCCGTACGGACGCCTTCCTGCCGACCAAGCACCACGCCCTGGTGCTGGTGAACGGCATCCACCGGGGCGTGGTGCAGTCGCTCCTCTATGCCCGGCTCATCGCCGGAGACCGCGTGGAAGCCCTCACGGTGGACCTGGGCTCTGACGGCGCCCGGGAGAGCCCGGCCATGGAGAAGCTGCGGGCCGACTGGATCATCTACGGCATGGGCGTGCCCCTGCGCTGCCTGCCGAGCCCCTACCGCAAGCTCGTGGAGCCCGTTCTGGGGGAGGTGGACCGGATCCATGCCGCGGAACCGGAGCTGGCGCTCACGGTCATCCTGCCGGAGTTCATCACCTCGAAGTGGTGGCAGCAGTTCCTCCACAACCAGAGCGCCCTGCGCCTTAAGGCCGCCTTGCTGATGCGGTCGGGCGTCATCGTGACCTCCGTGCCCATGCACCTCCCCCAGTAGAGCTGCGGACCTTCAGCGCATCCGGGCGACGGGCCGGGCCAGCAGCTCCTGGCCGCTGAGGAGTTCTCCCAGGGTCTGGTGGCGGGGGCTCAGCACCATACAGAGGAAGCTCAAGGGGAAGCAGGCCACGGACAGCAGATGGACAAGGGAGAAGGCCATCCGCCGCTCGGGCTGGTTCTCGGGAAGGGTCACGCCGAAGAACCCCATGAGGGGCGTCTGGCCCGCGAGCACCAGGGGGGCCATGAAGAGGATCCAGGACACGGAGAACAGGTAGGGCAGCACGAGGGGCCAGGCCCCCAGCAGCAGCCGGCCCGGAGCCACCCCCAGCAGCCAGGCCGGCAGCGCCAGGGCCAGCGCCTGGACCAGAACCAGGAGCAGGGCCTCGGTGGCCTCCACCTTCACGAGGGGCCAGAAGCTGGCGACGGGTTCCTGGACACCCAGGGCTGCCTGGGCGGGGCGGCGCGGCGAGATCGAAGGCGCCGCTCCGATCTCGGGGCGTTCCAATTCCTCCGGAGCCACCTCCACGGCCACGGGCGGGACGCGGCCCAGGGCGGGGGCTGTCAGGGCCCGGGGCGGCGGCGCGAAGGAGGCCTGGGCCAGGGCGGAGGCCTGGAAGAGCAGGGGGCGGCCCTGCCGGGGCGGTGCCAGGGCCAGCCCGCATTCGGGGCACTCCGCCGCGAGGGGCGAGAGGCGGGTTTGGCAGCTGGGGCAGATGCGCCGGGAAGGGGCCGTCATCCCCCCACTATCGGTCACCCGGCGACCGCAGGGAACCCGCGAAACGAGAAGGCGCCCCGCGGGGCGCCTTCTCGTTGAAGGGCCGGCGGCCCTACTTCACATTCACGGCCAGCCAGGCGTTGTTCACGGTCGTGTAGACCGAGCTGCCCGAGGGGTACCCGAGGGCGGTGCAGGCGTTCAGGGTGGCCACGCGGGCCCCCGCGTAGTTGGTGCTGCTGGTCATGTAGGCCGTGATGGCCTTGTACCAGATGCGGGCGGCCAGATCGTTGCCGATGCCGGCGATGCTGGTGACGCCATTGGCCAGGGGGGACTGGAGGTTGCCCGAGAAGGCATCGATCTGGCTGCCGTGGGCGAGGAGGAAGAAGAAGTGGTTGGCCACGCCCGAGCTGTAGTGGACATCCAGGCGGCCGAGCGTTTTGGACCAGGCATCGGGGCTGGAGCCGTCGAGGCTGGGCTTGTACATGTAGCGCAGGGGCTTGTTGAAGGCGTTCGTGGCCAGCTGCTCGCCGATGAGGTAGTTGGCGGCGGGCACGGTGCCGTAGTTCACCTGGATGGTGCCCGTGATGCTGGTGTAGTTGGGCACGGTGCTGGTGCCGCCCCCGTGGGCCATGAACTCGACCATGCTGCCGAAGATGTCCGAGTTGGCCTCATTCAGGCCGCCGGACTCGCCGCGGTAGGTGAGGTTCGCGGTGCGGGCCATGACGCCGTGGCTCATCTCGTGGCCCGCGACATCGATGGACTCGAGGGACTTGAAGGAGGAGCCATCGCCGTAGGTCATGCAGAAGCAGCTGTCGGACCAGAAGGCGTTGTCGTAGCTGTTGCTGTAGTGCACGCGGCTGTAGGTGGCGCCGTTGTTTCCGTCGATGCCGTTCCGACCCAGGACATTCTTGTAGAAGTCGTAGGTGAGGCCCACGCCGTAGTGGGCATCCACGGCCGCGGTCTGGCCGTTGGCGGTGGTGGTGCTGCCTCCGGCCACATAGTTGGCGCCGTCACCCCAGGTGTTGTCGGCATCGTTGTAGAGGGTGCCGGTGCCCGTGGTGGCGTGGTTGAGGTTGTAGGTGGCGTAGTTCATGCCGCGCGTGGTGTCGCGCAGGTCATAGGTCGCGCCGTTGGCGGTGGTGTTGATGGCGACCGTGCCCGAGAACTGGGAGTTGCCGGTGCCGCTGATCGTGTGGAGGGTGCTCCAGCTTTCCAGGATCGCGCCGGTGTGGGCATCCACGAGGAAGTCGGTGTGCCGGGTCTCCTCGGCGCCGTTCTCCAGCTCGGTGTGGATGTGGTAGGCCAGGGCCGGGCGGGAAAGGGTGCGGGTGCCGCGGGGGGTCTCGATGTCCCGGGTGAGGGTGGCGACCACGAGCTCGGAGGTGGGAGCGTGGGCGTAGGCGCCCTTCGGGGCCAGCGACTGGTGGGCCACGGCCAGGGCCTCACCGTGGGCCAGGGTGGGGATGACATTCAGGTTGAGGCCGCGGACCAGCGCGTCGGTGCGGTCCGTGACCGCGCCCCCGCGCATGTGCACGACCGACTCGCCCTCGAAGACCCGCACGCCCTTGTAGAGCTGGTGCATGCGGATGTGGGCCTCGCCGGTGGGTTCCTCGAAGACGCTCTTGGGCGCGAACCCGTGGTCGCGATCCAGGCCCAGCTGGTACACCCGGGCATCCAGGTGGCGACGCGCCTCGTCGGCCAGGGGACTGTCCACGGGGCGGGCGGCGAAGGCGGGAACCACGAGAACCGCCGCCGCGGCGAGACGAAGGGCGAAACGAGAGGGCATGGGACCTCCGGGGAGCCGAGGCTCCGGGAAAGAAGGAAAGAGGGTGGGAAAGAAGGGGGATGCTCGAGCTTAGGACGGCCGGCGCCGGGCAGAGGTGTTAAGACATGTTAATTTTTATGAGAATCAGTTCTATTTGAAGGTCCTCCTGGAGCCGTGTCATCCTCGGGTGAAACCGCCCGGGAGTTGCATGTCCACCGAAGCCTCCACTCGCGCCCTGCCGGCTCCGCCGGCGGCCTTCCGCTGGCTGGTGCTGGTGGTGATCAGCCTGGCCATGTTCGGCAACTACTATGTCTATGACGCCATCAGCCCCCTGGCCGATGTGCTTCAGAAGCAGCTGGGCTTCACGGATGGCAACATCGGGCTGCTCCAGGGGATCTACAGCGTGCCCAACATCATCATGGTGCTGGTGGGCGGCATCCTCATCGACCGCATCGGCGTGAAGAAGGCCACCTTCCTGTTCGCCGTCCTCTGCTTCATGGGGGCCCTCCTCACGGCGCTGAGCCCCAAGCTCTGGGTCATGGCCTCGGGCCGCCTGGTCTTCGGCCTGGGGGCGGAGAGCCTCATCGTGGCCGTCACGGCGGCGGTGGCCCAGTGGTTCCGCGGCAAGGAACTGAGCTTCGCCTTCGGCATCAACCTGCTCATCGCCCGTCTGGGCTCCTTCGCGGCCCTGAACAGCCCCACCTGGGCCCGCTGGGCCTTCGGCTCCTGGCGCACGCCGTTGCTCATCGCCACGGTCTTCGGCGCGGTGTGTGTCATCGCCGCAGGCGTCTACTGGCTCATGGAGAACGGCGCCGCAAAGCGCTACGCCCTGGGCGGCCAAGGCGGCACGGACAAGGTGGTCTGGGGCGACCTGCTGAAGTTCAGCCCCACCTACTGGTATGTGGTGGCCCTCTGCATCACCTTCTACAGCGGCATCTTCCCCTTCCAGACCTTCGCCGTGAAGTTCTTCCAGGATGCGCACGGGGTGACCCGCGAAACCGGCGGCTTCCTATCCTCGATGCTCACCCTCTTCGCCATGATCGGCACACCGCTCTTCGGCCTGATGGTGGACCGCGTGGGCAAGCGGGCGCTGTTCATGATGCTGGGGAGCCTGCTGCTGATCCCGGTCTACCTGCTCATGGCCTACACCCATGTGAGCCTCTTCGTGCCCATGGCCATGATGGGCATCGCCTTCAGCCTGATCCCGGCGGTCATGTGGCCCTCCGTGGCCTACCTGGTGCCGGAGGAGAAGCTGGGCACGGCCTATGGGCTGATGACGCTCATCCAGAATGTGGGGTTGGCGGGCTTCAACTTCCTCATCGGCTGGGCCAACGACCATGCCGCCGCCAGCGCCGCGCATCCCACGGGCTACCGGCTGGGCATGTGGATCTTCAGCAGCCTCGGCTTCTTCGGCTTCCTCTTCGCCTACCTGCTGCGCCGGGCGGAGACGGGGCCGGATGCCCACGGGCTGGAAACCATCACCACCGCCAACCAGGCCGGGTAGCAGTACACTTGCAGACCGCAATCCTGGAGGTCGCATGACTCGCTGGCGGAGGACCCTCGCGCACCTGGCCGCCGGCCTGGTCGCCCTGGCCGCTCTGTTGCCGCTCACGGCCTGCGGGCCCCAGGGCCCGGCCTCGCCCCCGCCGGCCCCGACCGCGCAGGTCCAGGTGGCCCCATCGAATCCTCTCCCCCCCCATGCCCGCGAGACTCTGGCCTACATCCGACAGCACGGCTACGCCCAGCCCGGCTATGTGGGCGGCCGCATCTTCGGCAATTACGAAGGGGCGCTCCCCCGCTACGATGCCCGCCGGAAGCGCATCGAATACCGGGAGTGGGATGTGCATCCCCGAGCCGAGGGCCGCAATAGGGGTGCCGAACGCCTGGTCACGGGCAGCGATGGACGGGTCTGGTACACGGTCGACCACTACCGCACCTTCGTCGAGGTCCGATGAGCGACTGGGCCTTCCTCGCCTCCGCCCAGGGGCCGCACCTCTGCGTGTGGCGCGGGACGGCCGCCGCGCTGGCGGAGGCCGCGCCGGTCATGCCCCCCCTTCGCTGGCTGCGGGGGAGCCGCATGCGGACCCGGGTGGCGCTCCTGGACGAATGGGCGGCCGCCGCCCAGTTCCCCCCCTACTTCGGCGGCACCTGGGACAGCCTCCGGGATGGTCTGGCGGACCTGCCCGAGGGCGGCACCTTCCTGGTCTTCGATGCAGACCAGCTGCTCCAGGACGCACCCCCTTCGGACGGCGTCACGCTCATGGCCGTGCTGGAAGCCGTGGCGGAGGACCTGGCGCCCCGGCCCTTCCACCTGGTGCTCCAGGTGGAGCCCGGCCGCCACGGGGACCTGGTGGAGGGCCTGCGCCGGCTCCGGGTGCCCTTCCGCGAGTTGTAGACGCGAGGCCTAGAACTGGGCCTTGAAGGCTTCGAAAGCCCCCCGGAGCACTGCCAGTTCGTCGCGCAGGGTGGCGACTTCGGCTTCCAGCTGATCCAGCCGACCGGAGCGGGCGGGGGCAGCGTCATGGGCGAGAGCTTGGGCGACCGGCCCTGAGAGCAGGTGGGCCACCCGGGCTTCACGGGCCCCGGGGGCCCGGGGGAGCCGCTGGATGAGGGGCGGCTCGGCCTCGAGGAGCGCGCCCAGGCAAGCCTCCAGCTCCGCCAGGTCCGGGAAGGCGTACATCCGCCGCGTGTTGGTGCGCAGCTCGCCGGGCGTCTGGGGCCCCCGGAGGAGCAGCTCCGCCAGCAGGGCCGCCTCCTGAACGGAGAGGTTCCAGGTGGGCTTGGCGGTGTGCGCCACCTTCAGGACCCGGCCCGGCCAGTGCTCAGCCAGCCCGCGGGCGAGGAGGGCCTCCACGGAGGCCTGGACCTCCGGTTCCGTCACCGCCAGCACCGGGTCGCGGTTGCTGGACTGGTTGCAGGCGTTGAGCAGCGCGTTCATGGACAGGGGATACGCATCCGGCGTGCTCAGCTGCTTCTCCAGCAGGCAGCCCAGGATGCGGCATTCCAGGAGCGGGAGGTCGAGGTCGGACATGGGGCATTATCCCCCAGGTCGAGCCAGGGGTGACCCCTCCCCGGGGCTGGACCTGGGGTCCGAGTCCTCGGGGAAGGGCCCCGAAAAGGCTGAATTCTTTGGCAACAACAATTGACGATAGTCACATCGTTAATGACTTCGGGCGCTCATAGTGGGTCCCATCCCAACCTCAACGAGAAAGGACCAAGCGTATGCAGTGGAACCAAAACTACGCCGCGCTTCAGGGGAGCCTGCTCCTCACCGCCCTGGTGGTGGCCATCCCCATCTTCTTCTTGTTCTGGGCCCTGGCCGTGAAACGCATGAAGGGCCATGTGGCGGGGCTGCTCACGCTGCTTCTCACGATCATCATCAGCGTGCTCGTCTACCGGATGCCGCTCAGCGCCGCGTTGTCGGCCTCCGCCCTGGGCATGGTGACGGGCCTCTTTCCCATCGGCTGGATCATCCTGACGGCGGTCTTCCTCTTCAACCTCACGGTGGAATCGGGACAGTTCGAGATCATCAAGAGCTCGATCTCATCCCTGTCCCCGGACCGCCGGATCCAGGCGCTGCTCATCGCCTTCTCCTTCTCCGCCTTCATGGAAGGCGTGGCCGGGCAGGGCGCCCCGGTGGCGGTGGCCGCGGCCATGCTCATCGGCCTGGGCTTCCCCCCCCTGCCGGCCGCCGTCATCTGCCTCGTGGCCAACACGCCGCCCGTGCCCTTCGGGCCCGTGGGCGTCCCCACGATGATGATGTCCACCGTGACGGGCATCCCCGCCACGACCATGGCCCGCGCCATCGGCATCGACATGGCCTTCATGGCCCTGATCATCCCCTTCTTCATGGTGGTGGTCATGGTGGGCTTCAAGCGGGCCCTGGAAGTCATTCCGGCCGCCCTGGTGGCCGGCATCAGCTACGGCGCCACCTCGCTGGCGATCTCCACCTACTTCGGGCCCGAGCTGCCGGCGATCACGGCCTCCGTGGTGTCGCTGCTCTGCCTGGTGATCTTCATCCGCTTCTGGCAGCCCAAGACCACCTGGACCTTCGAGGAGGACAAGGTCGCGAACCCGGCCACGGGTGTCCGCCACACGGCGGGCCAGATCTTCAAGGCCTGGTCGCCCTTCCTCATCCTCATGCTCGTCATGGGCCTCTGGGGCACGCCCTTCTTCAAGAACTACGCCGAGAAGACCCACCACTGGTTCCTGGCCGTGCCCCACTGGCCCTGGCTAGACGGCGTCGTCTTCAAGGCCGCGCCCATCGTCGCCAAGCCCGCCGTCTACGGCGCCAGCTACAAGTGGCAGTGGCTCACGGCCCCGGGCACGGCCATGTTCCTCTCGTCGCTGATCTCCATGGTCGTGCTGGGCATCAGCCCCGCCACCGGCGCCAAGGTCTTCGCCAAAACCTTCATGCAGCTCCGGTTCGCCCTCGTCACGCTGGCCTCGGTCATCGGCCTGGGCTTCCTGGCCAACTACTCGGGCATGTCGTTCACCCTGGGACTGGCCTTCGCCGTCCTCACGGGCATGGCCTTCCCGATCTTCTCTCCCGTCATCGGCCTGGTGGGCGTGTTCCTCACGGGTTCGGTCACCTCGTCGGCGGCCCTGTTCGGCAAGCTCCAGCAGGTGACCGCCGGGCACCTGGGCTTCAACCCCGTGCTCACCACCTCGGCGAACCTGTTCGGCGGCGTCATGGGCAAGCTGATCTCCCCCCAGTCCATCGCCGTGGCCTGCGCCGCGGTGGGGCTCGTGGGCCGGGAGACGGACATCTTCAGGAAGACCCTCAAATATTCAATGATCCTGCTGGGGATCGTGGTGGTCGTGGTGCTGCTGCAGGCCTTCGTCATCCCCGGCATCCTGCCGACCGCGCCGGCGGTCAGCTGAACCTTGACCCTCAACCCGCAGCGAACGGAGGAATC harbors:
- a CDS encoding APC family permease, which encodes MQSLRRILLGRRLSSDETQHTKISNPVALAVFSSDAISSVAYATQEILASLSGALVPAAGGLALVGAAIFGWSIPVALGIVALLAILAVSYRQTILAYPGGGGAYIVAKENLGDIPALTAGASLLIDYILTVAVSASSGIAAITAAVPALAGHNVALTLLAIGFIAIMNLRGIQESGHLFAIPTYGFVVSIFLVMGYGLVRLLLGEGPSPAQVQQAVVQGTHLAGVSMVWIFMRAFSAGCTALTGVEAISNGTTAFRDPVGPNAAKTMIWMVLLLGTMFLGITLLAHQYGVTYQHSTNPAVVAETLLSKLNKAILGDVSHGLPKLMYYLAQGFTFAILVVAANTAFADFPRLAALQARDGFLPRQFASQGDRLVFSNGILILFFFSGLLVWLFHANTDILLPLYAAGVFMGFTLSQTGMVAHWRKVKGPRWHAKAMVNGLGAVTALVVLLDIAITKFIHGAWIVILLVPLLVVVHFSIRRHYVGVKSRLAASRTDAFLPTKHHALVLVNGIHRGVVQSLLYARLIAGDRVEALTVDLGSDGARESPAMEKLRADWIIYGMGVPLRCLPSPYRKLVEPVLGEVDRIHAAEPELALTVILPEFITSKWWQQFLHNQSALRLKAALLMRSGVIVTSVPMHLPQ
- a CDS encoding M4 family metallopeptidase, with translation MPSRFALRLAAAAVLVVPAFAARPVDSPLADEARRHLDARVYQLGLDRDHGFAPKSVFEEPTGEAHIRMHQLYKGVRVFEGESVVHMRGGAVTDRTDALVRGLNLNVIPTLAHGEALAVAHQSLAPKGAYAHAPTSELVVATLTRDIETPRGTRTLSRPALAYHIHTELENGAEETRHTDFLVDAHTGAILESWSTLHTISGTGNSQFSGTVAINTTANGATYDLRDTTRGMNYATYNLNHATTGTGTLYNDADNTWGDGANYVAGGSTTTANGQTAAVDAHYGVGLTYDFYKNVLGRNGIDGNNGATYSRVHYSNSYDNAFWSDSCFCMTYGDGSSFKSLESIDVAGHEMSHGVMARTANLTYRGESGGLNEANSDIFGSMVEFMAHGGGTSTVPNYTSITGTIQVNYGTVPAANYLIGEQLATNAFNKPLRYMYKPSLDGSSPDAWSKTLGRLDVHYSSGVANHFFFLLAHGSQIDAFSGNLQSPLANGVTSIAGIGNDLAARIWYKAITAYMTSSTNYAGARVATLNACTALGYPSGSSVYTTVNNAWLAVNVK
- a CDS encoding MFS transporter, translating into MSTEASTRALPAPPAAFRWLVLVVISLAMFGNYYVYDAISPLADVLQKQLGFTDGNIGLLQGIYSVPNIIMVLVGGILIDRIGVKKATFLFAVLCFMGALLTALSPKLWVMASGRLVFGLGAESLIVAVTAAVAQWFRGKELSFAFGINLLIARLGSFAALNSPTWARWAFGSWRTPLLIATVFGAVCVIAAGVYWLMENGAAKRYALGGQGGTDKVVWGDLLKFSPTYWYVVALCITFYSGIFPFQTFAVKFFQDAHGVTRETGGFLSSMLTLFAMIGTPLFGLMVDRVGKRALFMMLGSLLLIPVYLLMAYTHVSLFVPMAMMGIAFSLIPAVMWPSVAYLVPEEKLGTAYGLMTLIQNVGLAGFNFLIGWANDHAAASAAHPTGYRLGMWIFSSLGFFGFLFAYLLRRAETGPDAHGLETITTANQAG
- a CDS encoding ribonuclease domain-containing protein; its protein translation is MTRWRRTLAHLAAGLVALAALLPLTACGPQGPASPPPAPTAQVQVAPSNPLPPHARETLAYIRQHGYAQPGYVGGRIFGNYEGALPRYDARRKRIEYREWDVHPRAEGRNRGAERLVTGSDGRVWYTVDHYRTFVEVR
- a CDS encoding barstar family protein, which encodes MSDWAFLASAQGPHLCVWRGTAAALAEAAPVMPPLRWLRGSRMRTRVALLDEWAAAAQFPPYFGGTWDSLRDGLADLPEGGTFLVFDADQLLQDAPPSDGVTLMAVLEAVAEDLAPRPFHLVLQVEPGRHGDLVEGLRRLRVPFREL
- a CDS encoding YceH family protein, with protein sequence MSDLDLPLLECRILGCLLEKQLSTPDAYPLSMNALLNACNQSSNRDPVLAVTEPEVQASVEALLARGLAEHWPGRVLKVAHTAKPTWNLSVQEAALLAELLLRGPQTPGELRTNTRRMYAFPDLAELEACLGALLEAEPPLIQRLPRAPGAREARVAHLLSGPVAQALAHDAAPARSGRLDQLEAEVATLRDELAVLRGAFEAFKAQF
- a CDS encoding L-lactate permease, translating into MQWNQNYAALQGSLLLTALVVAIPIFFLFWALAVKRMKGHVAGLLTLLLTIIISVLVYRMPLSAALSASALGMVTGLFPIGWIILTAVFLFNLTVESGQFEIIKSSISSLSPDRRIQALLIAFSFSAFMEGVAGQGAPVAVAAAMLIGLGFPPLPAAVICLVANTPPVPFGPVGVPTMMMSTVTGIPATTMARAIGIDMAFMALIIPFFMVVVMVGFKRALEVIPAALVAGISYGATSLAISTYFGPELPAITASVVSLLCLVIFIRFWQPKTTWTFEEDKVANPATGVRHTAGQIFKAWSPFLILMLVMGLWGTPFFKNYAEKTHHWFLAVPHWPWLDGVVFKAAPIVAKPAVYGASYKWQWLTAPGTAMFLSSLISMVVLGISPATGAKVFAKTFMQLRFALVTLASVIGLGFLANYSGMSFTLGLAFAVLTGMAFPIFSPVIGLVGVFLTGSVTSSAALFGKLQQVTAGHLGFNPVLTTSANLFGGVMGKLISPQSIAVACAAVGLVGRETDIFRKTLKYSMILLGIVVVVVLLQAFVIPGILPTAPAVS